In the genome of Aedes aegypti strain LVP_AGWG chromosome 2, AaegL5.0 Primary Assembly, whole genome shotgun sequence, the window TTATAATCCacaaaaacattctcaatccAAAAACGACTTTTTCCTGTTTCTTtagtttgtattacttttaggttgttatttattcattttgaaattgtttggaattttgtcgcaaaattttgatttctggctCCATGGGTATTTCATTTGTATGCATCGTTAAATCgtcccaaatattttttcgaaaaaaaactatccATGTGGATCGATAGAGGAACAATCAGTGCATAAATGcagacaaacacgtaatttgtttGTGTACGTCAAATAATATAAGAGAAGCAAGGTATCAGCGTAGTCTGCAGAAACAtcgtatttttttctattccaaATTGCATAAGGACTGTGACCAACTAAACTTGGAAAACTCAAAGTcttgtatatttttaaatagattTATTTCCATCCTCCAGATGTAAAAATAGTTTGAGAATATGTTCCAAAATTATTATGCCATTTGACTAGTCATCGTACGAACCTCTGCCATGAAGCTTCAAACATAgttttttttgaacatttgcGGTAGGAATAATCAAATTTCTCTCGAACTTTCTCcagatttttgataatttccccCTTGCCCAATCTATtccaaaaatgtggaaaataaagatattcatgGTATAAGTACGAAATGTACGTTTTAACCTACCATAAATTTCGAATTATTTTCAACTGAAAAACTAGTCGCGATATCTTTTTTAAAAGACATCAACACATTAATGCTTCTAGTGGACGATTTCCCCTTTGAAGTACtaacatgcaacgcccagtggcaccgTCGAAATATTTTCCTGACGAATAGTTTtctggactgaagcgggaatcgaacccacactccttgacccGATGAGGCCAAAAACCTAgggacactaaccacacggtcACAGCCCACAAATATCTATTCAAAATAACAAGCATTCAGTccctcaactagggttgtcatgtctattacggcttaagcCAACCGACGGTGTTTGGAAAATACGTGAAGGTCGTAGAcataaaagtcaatttggacagattgagatgtaaaattgaatagaataatagaatcgttctggtgagcttcgatcccacgacttccaatacgctagactgggcgcgttaaccaacttcgccacagaacgggtaacgattctgcagcgcaatcggccaacctgaagcCAAAGTCTCCTTTGCTAATAACTTctccaaaataaataaatccgcAATGTTTATTGCATACGGTGATACTTTACTTTACAACACAGAAAAATGAAGTTTTCAAAGTTTCCtataataatgcaaagagagcaagGATGCAGAAAACTCGATCATTATGAGTAAGCGTATGTTTATGTCGAATTATCGGAATTCGCCAAATTTGATAAGGTGTTTTATTTATAACACATTGAATTCTCATCAAAAGAAAAACTCTTTTTGTTGAATTGCACCCCCACACTGTGTTTCttggtattcttcttctttgtggcgttacgtcccaactgggacaaagcctgcttctcagattagtgttcttatgagcacttccacagttattaactgagagctttctttgccgattgaccatttttgcatgtgtatatcgtgtggcaggtacgaagatactctatgccctgggaatcgagaaaatttcctttacgaaaagatcctcgaccagcgggattcgaacccacgaccctcagcatggtcatgctgaatagctgcgcgtttaccgctacggctatctgggccccttcttGGTATATTACAGCgcattttttatgcaaaaacttttgtgctcaatccacctagcagtgaaattgaaaaactattatttgtaacatttagatagacatatggtgtctccGACAAAGTTGTAGAAAGTTAAAGTAAATGAATTATTgatcgaattcgttttaataggACTTAACCCATGTGAAGACGCTTATAGGCAATAGATGTTATCAACCTCCGaaatggtactttcatgatttgtaagagttgtctgcgccatttcgCGCCGAACCAGTAGTTATAGGGACCTCAACTACCGCTTGCGAAACGAGtaatttgtagaaaacacaaaaaatgttcaaatcttGGAACTTTacttaactcgatattgaagaaaccATCGTGTTAGGGAGCTATCGACATACAGAACACGTATttgtcaatttttcaatttttcagtttttcgacGAAGTacattgaaaatagtaaatacaGGTCCGACTCGAtcatccggagtatcgattttttttcactccagaTAATAGAAtcacataaataaaaattaaaatctgcgatgaaagaacttaaatattatcttttttcgtagttttatttatatgatgcagtggcgtagccagaaattatttgtaGGAACATTAGgagtcttgagaagaaaaataattttttgaccGGCATAggtagcgtccatttattacgtgacgctaaaattggaaattaccccctccttccactccgtaacgctttttgtatgaaaaatttaaaaattttgtttgagtcgtaacgcttgagcctactcccccctccccctagagagttacgtaatttgtggatgccgctatacacaaaaaaaaatcgaaccccccccttttcttacctacgaccaaaactgctaaaccaatcatattgtatattgcaatactgaATTATCCAAAAATTATGTATAAAAACTGATAAACAAGGGTATCAAAAATATATTCCgtataatcgagtctaaaattccttataatcgaatcccggataatcgagtcaccggataatcgagtccgacctgtagtaCATTTTTAGCACATTTATTAAAACGACACTCTTTGAATAGTCtccaaaaattgaaattattatCACCCTGAAAAGGCTTGTAAACCATTTGATTTTGGATGCAGTTaaatctccatgagtcgatattctatgactcgatatcgacacatggaaccatactaaaaatgaaattttatggttactatgatggtccctcgaAACAGCATGCCAAAGGATTTTTGTTCAATGACtggatatttccatgagtcgatggtcccatggaggtttgaaaattttatttaaaaatatcgagttagagaggtgaGCTTGCATAGGAAATTGAACAGAAGGCATTGAGTTAGAGAgttatcgacttacagagggatcaaagtaagctagattgaagggacctcGCATTCTATCGAGTTAATTTCCCCtaacagaatatcgagtaagggagagttgactgtatcccAAAAAGTAAGAGATACGAAAATTGTGTCGTCGACAAAGTTGATTCGAATTGCCAAttcatatgtctatctaaatgttatgAAACAagagtttttctatctcactgctaagTAAATTTATCACGAAACATTGAACATCATAAAATAAGCTTTAATATAACTACCAAGATACttttccgaacaaactatatcgctaaaatcaattGTTTGGGCACTTTTCAAAAGGCGCAAGAAATCGACAAAATCCAACATAgaacatttcgcatttttttcatagattatAAGTAGGGGCAATCGGAATTTGAAGCAACATGTTTAAAATCTCGCGGTAGACTACAGcgataaaacgaacattttgcGGCTTTGTCACGTTCTCATACTGTTTGCCAACTTCaacacaaaaatgaatattttcagtCAAAATGTTCCTTCAAATGTGTACATTTTGCGTTATTAAGCTAATTATTATAGTTTtaattttgcgaataaaaatgaCTAATGTATTGCCAGAATGGCTATCTGAAACGAAACAAGCAAGCCAGAACGTTATCTCTAAACGATACGAAAACGCTCGGTAGAACTTCgacttgaaataaaaaaaaaaaaaaaaaaaaacaattttcataatacaAAACCTGGAGTTAACtatgattttcatataaattctacTAATTTCGCGGCATTCCCCGAATTTCGCGGAATTCTCGACTTCCGCGAAATCGCGAGCTTCCATTGCCCTTAGTTATGATTATAAGTCATACTAGCGCAAAGTTGGATACCCACTTTCAATGATTTAAAACCAGACTGCACCGAAAAATGCattgtttttttcataaaataaggTCATTTCTGAATAATGCTCAGTAAGTTTGAACTAGAATGAAATGTTATATCAGTTCTGAACTAAGAGATTCTCACAGGTAAGCAGCATTCGTGAGGAcgtgatattttttgttcatcAGCGCATgtgaaaaagaaaacaaataacCTTCTCAAGTAGAACGTAAAACAAACTGGGATGGCCTTTCTTTACAAAACACAAATCGTTAATTACCTTCGCAGGACAATAACTTGCCGGCGCTACCCATCACTGGTAAGAAGGCAGGACgctcaaataaaaaaacatctaCCTAAATAGATTCATACATACAGGAGCGATGGGTACGATCTCATCAGGTAATCACAACGGCTATCCTCAGACGCATAAATAGATTTCGATAGACGTATTTCCCCAGTATTTTATCAATGACAGTAAAGGGAAAAACCCACGTCGTATCGATTCATCCGTACAACTGGTGATTTATGCTCAGTCACAATCTATCAGGAAAGGAGGAGCAAACAGTGCAAAAAATGGCCCAGAAACCGTACGTCGTAATCACCGAACAACCGCAGTCGAAAGCTTTGCGGTTTCGCTACGAATGCGAAGGACGATCAGCTGGCTCGATTCCAGGAGTGAGCAGCACCGCAGACCACAAGACATTTCCCACAATCGAAGTTCGCGGCTATACCGGCCGTGTGGTGGTTGTTGTTTCGTGCGTCACCAAGGATCCACCCTATCGACCTCATCCACACAATCTGGTGGGCAAGGATGGCTGCAAGAAAGGGGTTTGTACGGTGGAAATCAACAAAAGCGTCATGAGTTATACGTTCTGTAGTTTGGGAATTCAGTGTGTGAAGAAAAAGGACATTAAAGATGCGCTTCGACTGCGTGAAGAGATTCGAGTGGATCCGTTCAAGACGGGTTATGGCCACGGGAGGCAACCGGCTTCGATCGACCTCAACGCCGTCAGACtatgtttccaagcatttctgGAAGGACCGCAGCAGGGACATTTTACGAATCCACTAGTGCCAGTTGTTTCCGACATAATCTACGACAAGAAAGCCATGTCTGAGTTGGTGATATGCAAACTAAGTCACGTAGCGGCACCGATGTCAGGAGGAAAAGAAGTCATTTTACTGTGTGAAAAAGTGGCAAAAGAGGATATAGCAGTGCGTTTCTATGAAGAACACCAAGGTAAAATTGTATGGGAAGATCAAGGCGAATTCCAGCATTCAAACGTCCACAAACAAGTAGCCATCAGTTTCCGAACACCACGATATCGATCGCTGGATGTTGACTTCCCCGTGATGGTTCACATTCAGCTGCAGAGACCATCAGATGGAGCAACCAGTGAGCCCGTACCATTCGAATTGATTCCAGTAGATGGGGACAACTTTTGCAAGAAGCGGAAACGGTCCCAGTTCAACAGTTTCGAGTTGACCGAACAGAACACACGTAAGGATATGCAACATGCTGCATCGATGGAGCCAAAAGAAAGGATGATAAAGATAGAACCTATGGATTCCCATTTCCAGCAGCAGTATACCGCTCAAAACGCATATCGCAATCCTACAGAGTCACCGGATGGTAACATGACACCGATGACTGCCGCTTCGCCGTACGAAGGAGCTATCGGTTATCAAGCTGGTAATGAATATTACGTCGTGAATCATCGATATCAAAGCAACTACAACAATTTTTCCGTTGGTGGACCCTCGAATGGCTACCAGCAATACCACTACCAACAAACAGGAGTACACTACGGCATGAACAACCTAGCCGGAGCAAGCCTACCTGTGAATGGCCAACAAGGTTTCAATCTGCAGCAGCAACAGTCACAGATGCCCGACAATCTCGATTGCCTGCTAGATATGGAACTGGCAAAGGGGTTCCCGATGAACTCGTCGGAAATCAAAACCATGATCGGACAGATCGAGCCACAGCGCATGCAGCAGGAAGAGGAAAATTTGTCCAATAGCTTCACCAAACTGACAACCAACACCACTGTCAACAACATGAACAAGTAGAGATGGATGGTATTTTCAAACATAGGATTAGATGAATGCACGTGTCCTGGTTGCTTGCGGGATAAAGTCATACTATATGTGATATACTGTTAAGGTGATTGTTTTAAGCAAAAGCTGTACTCTTcctttatttatttaataaattGGTCAAATCAAAAGGTTCATAAGTTTTTCAATAAGTTGAGAATTCTACCATAACAGGTCTCCCTCGTCTTTTTTAAGACTAACTTAATTTCTGACTCAGTTAAATTTCAAAGCAAGCATCAGGTTTCTccaatgttttcaaaattaatttgagTAGGCCATCAACTTGTAGAGAGTTCGAAAAATTCAGTTATGTTTTTCCTACCATATTTATTTGGAATGAGAGCAGGTATGTTTACATGTTTATAGCCTATGAGTATTGTACTACAACAATGCCTCCTATTGATAAACACTTTCTCCATAACGATTTACTAAAACTTTACAGTTTTAAATCAAGGGGCCTAACCTCAAAAACTGTAGCTAATGATATATTACCTAATCTACAGCTTCATCaaactatgagaaaaaaaaacccgattgagattaaaattttaaacttgTAACCCTCTGATCCAAGCAATTGTAACGTAAAACTCTGAATGGatataaacgaaaaaaaaaattgaacccgATGCCGTTACGAGTGCACTCTTCTGGTGTGAAATGTCACTAAATAACTCAACAGAATTAGTTCAGTTGGTAGAATATTCGACTAGTGAACAAGATCGTGGAATCCAAAGATTTTCGCAACCGAAAACAATGACTTGTTTTCGACGGAGTGTCGTATACGGGGGATATCTTCAGGGGGCTCTCGCAAACGCAACGTAATTAAACGTCTTTTAAATTAAACGGGTGGAACGTCTATTTCCAAGTCATTGATTGCAGCAGTTAGAAAGGTATTAATAATGCATTATATAGGCGTAGCAAGACATTCAAAGCACATGATTTGCGTACAGCTCAGAtgatcccaaacttttgcacgatacgcaTCATACtgaagggtgaacccaaacttttgcacgatgacttgaatgactgtctgaatctgaatagttttcagatttttccgtcaAAATTTCGTGAGCGCTCTTCAgtgaatataagattacgattctaatgacacattgatttatAATTTCGGTCGATCTTATGGTGAGGAAATTtgccatgttttttcagtgtgttttttgaaaaatgtcataactttaagtaaaaatttagtatgcaAAATTCttaaactgtttaaaaaaatacctacgaAAAACAGCTCGTGGAGTTGAACTGTTTATTAACACTCCTCCCGTGATGAAATATCAGTTGTACCTTAAATTTCAACCATTCATATCTCTACAACAGTTCAAGcgattttcaacattatttcaCGTATCTCATGTCCATATTCCATAGCATGGTACGGTAGGAAAAAATGTTTCTAGGGGTGTTCAAATTTCCCCTAGAgcaattaagccaatatatttttttcgcacAAAGAAGCGACATGAGAATCGTGTCAAATTTTATAGCAAATGTTACAATTTAAGTTATTTCAAACCTGAATGTCCCTAGATAACTGGACAAATATTGCATgtgaagcaaaaaaatatttcgagcaTCCCTAACGAAGTAGATTTGTGTAGATCTCTTCATGATTGGGTTGTGCAGTACCAGTGCGTATATTTGAGTAGAAAGATAAATGTTGTATTACCCTCAAAACTTCTTTtacttaagaaaaaaaactcaaaaaatagatttgaaacctGATtgccagtaaaaaaaaatccaaagtagCTACATATAAGCAACTTAGTTGAAGAAGTTCCGTGGACATgtttggaataaaataaaaaaaaaattacactcaaaattttacacaaatatatttcaaatagttaattttttttttataaaaaaaacattgaacatGTTTGAGTCTACTCAGTAATTACTGAAAAACCCCAAGATTTGTTTAAACATGTTTTAACCTTTTGTCTGTCGATCGAAATTAATTACTATGACATATAACTTTCTCGACATTATAACATTATATTGATTGTAGAGGTCAATTTAACATACTAAAGCAATAATAGATTTAAAAACACaccattcaaattttatttaactTGCTTGAAAATCGATATTAAGAGCAATCTCTAAGACGCCCGTGAGCATAAGcagtaattttattttacactcaaaatttcaatcTCAACTTAAAATCTAAGCAACATTATTCTTATTCAAGCCTGTTTGCCTGTGAATCAAAACACAAAGTGATGTCATGTGTTTTTTACTGAATACATATTTTACAAATCATCGCATTTAATTTAGGTTTACAGAAAATAGACAGTTTTACCAGCAagattttcgtatttttttagtaaaaaaattgAGTTTAGTTAAAATGTTTGATGTCTACGCAAATatgtttaatgaatttcaaCAAGCAAATTTATGTAGAAAAATAACATGTCATCTTTATaaacatacaaaggtatcgactgtgataattatattttgaatttgtttatcggcatatcggtctattttgctcgaagtaagagggagcatggagaagaaagcaatgaatactagatggataggtaccgtaagggaacggcgagagaaattggattagatgttgaagagggcataccatattgtAAGTTTAGCACCTtatcggacgcgacgatttgtaatcgtcgccggcgaaaccgtcgccaaaatcgtcgctATCCAACCAGCCGctgcgaatttgacgtttcaccagtcttaccaacacaacggaaaatcacctcctttgatttgtttgctggcgacgattttgtcggtctgtttgaaagttggcggcgcgttttgttgtcCGTGCAACAGACAATAtcaaacagtattacttgaaacgtccttccttctGGCttccctatgggaacggcttgggtgtgttttaaAAATGACACTACCCTTACGgtaacgaaacgaaacgaaaaatatgcatttttaaagCTACCCCTGACGTGGAGTAACATGCAACAAACAGTGCTACCTAAAGTACACTATTGAAAACTTATTCGGTATCGTGTTATTATGATTATATATTTTCTTTTCTGcagtaaaagcatgacaataatcagaaacaggATACTCTTctcttagaaaactaattattattgattgaattatgagtattaaaccaactcgatttaaAACATTATTGGCATTGCATAGGATGTCCACACGGGAAAATTCTAGCatatcataagtcttgacagtAATTAGAAAGCCATTCAAATTGGAGACGAACCAGTCacaggctgaaagtctcgatgataaggataataataataagaagaagaagaagaaaaccatTAAAACGTTTCAATGcaatttttctacaaatacaatggTATTCCAGGTTTTACTTCACATAACTTATTTGTTTAGACATACTTAAATCAAAGCGACGTATTATATATTGATATGTGTGTCTTAAAATTTCTatatcaggcctgcccaacgtacggcccgcgggccgcatccggcccgccGCTCCATTTTATGCGGCCCGCGTAGAGCTTGAAGATTCTTCTTATATCTGGCCCCTTCTCTGCTCTAGAAACTCTATAACTAGATATTTGAACAATCAAGGCTGATCATTCAATCtttaatttcttaaattttgttttgagaTATACTTGTAGGTTCTCTAcatacatgatttttcatccatacAAATTTGCTTGATTTCTTAAATTGTAGAAAATGTTAAATACTAAATTTTTTGAGGATTAAAAATTTACGAGGAATCTCGCCAATTACAttcttcaaaacaaacaaaattgaatttatgtcaAGTTTGAACAAAAGTTGCCGAGCATGAGTTTTATACATAAAAAAGAATATAATCAATATTAGGCAGATAAAGACGCTGGTAAATAGCTTTTAAATTGAATACATCATTCTCAGATAAATTTTACGGACTACTTAGGCAGAAATTTTGTCACAGAGTCCTAGTAGGATTTCACAGAACGATAGTAATGACTATCACTGAATACTGGATATAAGTGTGCAAAATTGGATTGAGCTATCCTCAATTATTTCTTTTTACAGAACTCTGAGTAGGACAGAATTCTCCAGATTCTTGATCAGGATCTTATAATAATTTTAGAGTGGGGTTCTGCGGAATAATAAGGACAATTGTCACAGATTCCTTTACTGGATTATTGTAAAATCCAAGGCTCCAATTTTATCAAACTCTGGTCAAAGTTTTCAAACAATACTAGATGAAATTGCGgcaaaaacttaagaaaattttcGATAGAATACtaagaatgatttttataaaatcctgaaCAACATTCTCAGAGAATtgtgaagaatttctaaaagaatcctgAGCTGAACTTAGGTGTAATCGTAAGCACAATTCTCACAGAGTTATCTAGATTATCATAGTAGCTAATACTATTgatatttctttttatttcatcccaccatttttttttctgtattgaaaaaaagtttggCCCGCCGCTCAATATTGTTTCTGAGTTATGGCCcgtggttcaaaaaggttgggaaggCCTGTTCtatattattcattattttcatgaagaaaataagacaaaatgtaataataatacaattcatttaaatttaccaATAATTAGTACCAAACGTGTATTAAATTAATGAAGgtacaaaaaaataaagttactgaacaaatatatgtaaaattttgccATTTCATGTGTTTCCGATGACAAACGGCAAGAAATATCAAAgaattgagatcaaaattgctgttgcaagttaccctacaagggtagtcaaaaacgtttttgaatttttataacaaacactataattatcaaaaacttttaaagttgtcaatttgtacactactaagtaaTGTCACTGATAGCAAATGCttcgaatgacatatttctaccaTTTGTGTGGTACAAGGGACGTTTTTCAGCTTTAATTTCATACTATCCTATgtgtaatatgattttcacctccagtaaaccaaccaaaaacaaaaaacaatgcCCAAACCCTCGCCAAAATCATATGTTGTATACCTAAAAACAATAAACGGCGTAATAAATTATGATGATTTTATTCAATGCTGAACAAAACgacaattcggttacatgtcgaagtgttgcaagtttcacccctgcaagataccccgtttgacggtactgcCAAGAATAAAGTTCATGAAGGCCGgttttcattcaaaatacaACTGTACAATAGCTTCTAATGAACCGATTGACCTGACACGAAATAgcaagtaagggagagttgactataTTTGCCCTATTTGGGACAAATTTAGTTTGTAGCTTTATGTCACTAGAGTCTCAATTTTTTATTAGTTAGGGTAGAAAATTATTCGcagaatttttatgaaaaacttcgTAGTGACAGTTACCTAATTTCACGATTGATTGGtataatgtttagaataatCTGCTTGTTGAGGCTATCAGCAAGCTGCCGGGGTGTTTTCATGACACCGCACCGGCAGACGATCATGCCTCATGCTGGGGCCCCTAACACTTTACTTCTCACTACACTTGAGTAATAAATTTCACTTACCTGCAACTTATTGTACACACCAAGACTACTGGTAGCTAGAAGAAAAGAAACATTATTATCAGCTAAAACTACTTACCTGGATGATCATCATTCCAAATCTCATCATAATTATTTCTGCACTGttacttcaatagggcctaaATGACGTGAGCGAACTCTCTTTCGCTAATAATTTCGCTAAATGTTAATTTGTTGTTGTTTGCTTTCTCCTTTTCGTGATATTTCTATACATATTGTTCAGTTCCATGTACACAAACACACTACAATATTTCTTGCAACAACCTGCTGTCAgaacattccatacaaaattcaataGGGTAAAGGACTATATGGTCGATGTTCAGACGAActgaaccaagtgctttttCATGGTTTCAGAAAAACGTACGCCGGTCATTCGATATATCTAATTTTTTGCATTATTTGTTGTAAAAATAGAATTTGTATATTTCATAATGCATTGGTATCAAAATTGCATCGGAAAAATCCGAATTGATGGAGTCCTTAACGTATCTTCAGAACGATGAAATATCAGCTAGTCCGGTTTGTCTGAACACAATGTATCAAAtcaatttcacaaaaatcgttaAAGTGAAAACATCTCATTCGTAACTAATTAT includes:
- the LOC5568518 gene encoding embryonic polarity protein dorsal — protein: MLSHNLSGKEEQTVQKMAQKPYVVITEQPQSKALRFRYECEGRSAGSIPGVSSTADHKTFPTIEVRGYTGRVVVVVSCVTKDPPYRPHPHNLVGKDGCKKGVCTVEINKSVMSYTFCSLGIQCVKKKDIKDALRLREEIRVDPFKTGYGHGRQPASIDLNAVRLCFQAFLEGPQQGHFTNPLVPVVSDIIYDKKAMSELVICKLSHVAAPMSGGKEVILLCEKVAKEDIAVRFYEEHQGKIVWEDQGEFQHSNVHKQVAISFRTPRYRSLDVDFPVMVHIQLQRPSDGATSEPVPFELIPVDGDNFCKKRKRSQFNSFELTEQNTRKDMQHAASMEPKERMIKIEPMDSHFQQQYTAQNAYRNPTESPDGNMTPMTAASPYEGAIGYQAGNEYYVVNHRYQSNYNNFSVGGPSNGYQQYHYQQTGVHYGMNNLAGASLPVNGQQGFNLQQQQSQMPDNLDCLLDMELAKGFPMNSSEIKTMIGQIEPQRMQQEEENLSNSFTKLTTNTTVNNMNK